The Drosophila mauritiana strain mau12 chromosome 2R, ASM438214v1, whole genome shotgun sequence genome has a segment encoding these proteins:
- the LOC117138598 gene encoding cell wall protein DAN4, with translation MLFKAIGLVLLLTGQAWGQSFSFPVYTVGSIVSALTGGGGGGGGGGGGGGGGGGSRPGSSSNSNAQAEYEAYLNEYYSSQWQQYYEAQAAYNAYLYSLYLASLNNNNNNQVTSTTAAPVTTLPTPTTSTAIPTSTGTPTTSTAIPTSTGSPTTSTAVATQSTTTASPTTSTAVATSPGSDTTSTAVATQPTTTVSPTTSTAVAPANTDTTSTAVQNARIQTTPLPNRYVPSSLVNPYDLHRISSNQIYVRGSAVASADAQSEPVYIPYQNIYRRAQPSPYFGYEGKK, from the coding sequence ATGTTGTTTAAGGCCATAGGATTGGTCTTGCTGCTGACTGGCCAGGCCTGGGGTCAGTCCTTCAGTTTTCCCGTCTACACCGTGGGAAGCATAGTCTCGGCCCTAACaggaggaggcggtggtggtggtggcggcggtggcggcggtggcggaggAGGTGGCTCACGTCCTGGTTCCTCAAGCAACAGCAATGCTCAAGCGGAATACGAGGCTTACCTGAATGAGTATTACAGCAGCCAGTGGCAGCAGTACTACGAGGCTCAGGCGGCTTACAACGCGTATTTGTATAGCCTTTACTTAGCCagcttaaataataataataataaccaaGTGACTTCGACGACTGCCGCTCCGGTCACTACATTGCCTACGCCTACGACCTCCACCGCCATTCCTACGTCCACGGGAACTCCAACTACGTCCACCGCCATTCCTACCTCTACGGGATCTCCTACGACGTCGACCGCTGTAGCCACCCAATCCACAACTACTGCATCTCCAACCACCTCCACAGCAGTGGCTACTTCGCCAGGATCCGATACCACCTCGACCGCCGTGGCCACTCAACCCACGACAACGGTATCTCCGACCACTTCCACTGCTGTGGCACCCGCAAACACGGACACCACTTCCACGGCGGTGCAGAATGCGCGGATTCAGACCACTCCTCTGCCTAATCGCTATGTGCCCAGCTCTCTGGTAAATCCCTACGATCTGCACCGCATCAGTTCCAATCAGATCTACGTCCGTGGCTCCGCAGTGGCATCAGCTGATGCGCAGTCCGAGCCTGTATATATTCCATATCAGAATATTTACCGCAGGGCTCAGCCATCTCCTTACTTCGGGTACGAGGGAAAGAAATAG
- the LOC117138132 gene encoding uncharacterized protein LOC117138132, which yields MSSVQAIRAYTWIVLFQLCVLFRSCEGAAVHPDEALQPLRELNVTQANIIASNATVKCKLIPNLCDWQLHLYEGHAFSVPLVPTVESTTNRPPVPPMAGQKIFALKHNVSGPQLFILAEIEPKSRRGLRRKRKLWRRATFNHSSKQKFILLAVQ from the coding sequence ATGAGCTCCGTTCAGGCCATTCGAGCATACACGTGGATTGTTTTATTCCAATTATGCGTTTTGTTTCGGAGTTGCGAAGGCGCTGCAGTGCATCCAGATGAGGCACTGCAGCCACTCAGGGAGCTGAATGTGACTCAGGCGAATATCATTGCGTCCAACGCCACTGTGAAGTGCAAACTCATCCCGAATCTTTGTGACTGGCAACTGCACCTCTACGAGGGCCATGCATTCAGTGTGCCACTTGTACCGACAGTGGAAAGTACCACCAACCGACCACCAGTTCCTCCAATGGCTGGTCAGAAAATCTTTGCATTAAAGCACAACGTTAGTGGACCACAGCTGTTTATTCTGGCCGAGATTGAGCCCAAGTCGAGACGGGGATtaagaagaaaaagaaaactttgGCGTCGAGCCACTTTTAATCACTCGAGTAAACAGAAATTTATCTTGCTGGCCGTTCAATAA
- the LOC117138609 gene encoding serine-rich adhesin for platelets, whose protein sequence is MILNTTSFLLILVCQAWGQSIKIRIPVWDASTIFSRLTGIGINSGNTNNQNPSNQPNSNQQNVEYNDYLNNYYNNYWASAYQNDPNYDPYGYYSPYGPFGYQTVTTPTVTQTTTPMVPTTTAVISTTETPICAVFPHLPACQTSTMPTSTTSDSTTSSTPMPTSTTTTERITTSTSTTTTTSTESSTTSTAIPTSTTSESTSTAIPTSSTSDSTTTSSTSSSTEPTTTSTAIPTTTTSESTLTSTAIPSPSTSDSTTTSTTSSSTESSTTSTAIPTSTTSDSTSTAIPTSSTSDSTTTSTTSSSTESSTTSTAIPTSTTSESTSAAIPTSSTSDPTTTSTSSPSDSTTTSTDSSTSTTTQSTSTSTAIPTSSTSESTTTSTTSPSDSTTTSTESSTSTTTESTSTTPTTTERSTTSTAIPTSSTSDSTTTSTASPSDSTTTSTESSTSTTTESSTTSTAIPTSSTSVSTTTSTTSPSDSTTTSTESSTSTTTESSTTSTAIPTSSTSDSTTTSTASPSDSTTTSTESSTSTTTESTSTSSTTTESSTTSTAIPTSSTSDSTTTSTASPSDSTTTSTESSTSTTTESSTTSTAIPTSSTSDSTTTTTSTAIPTSSTSDSTTTSTASPSDSTTTSTESSTSTTTESSTTSTAIPTSSTSDSTTSSTASPSDSTTTSTESSTSTTTESSTTSTAIPTSSTSDSTTTSTASPSDSSTTSTEKSTSTTTESTSTSSTTTQSSTTSTAIPTSSTSDSTTTSSASPSDSTTTSTESSTSTTTESTTTSTAIPTSSTSDSTTTTTSTAIPTSSTSDSTTTSSASPSDSTTTSTDSSTSTTTESSTTYTAIPTSSTSDSTTTSTASPSDSTTTSTESSTSTTTESSTTSIAIPTSSTSDSTTTSTASPSDSTTTSTESSTSTTTESSTTSTAIPTSSTSDSTTTSTASPSDSTTTSTESSTSTTTESSTTSTAIPTSSTSDSTTTSTASPSDSTTTSTESSTSTTTESSTTSTAIPTSSTSDSTTTSTASPSDSTTTSTESSTSTTTESSTTSIAIPTSSTSDSTTTSTASPSDSTTTSTESSTSTTTESSTTSTAIPTSSTSDSTTTSSASPSDSTTTSTESSTSTTTESTTTSTAIPTSSTSDSTTTSTASPSDSTTTSTESSTSTTTDSTSTSSTTTESSTTSTAIPTSSTSDSTTTSSASPSDSTTTSTDSSTSTTTESSTTYTAIPTSSTSDSTTTSTASPSDSTTTSTESSTSTTTESSTTSIAIPTSSTSDSTTTSTASPSDSTTTSTESSTSTTTESSTTSTAIPTSSTSDSTTTSTASPSDSTTTSTESSTSTTTESSTTSTAIPTSSTSDSTTTSTASPSDSTTTSTESSTSTTTESSTTSTAIPTSSTSDSTTTSTASPSDSTTTSTESSTSTTTESSTTSIAIPTSSTSDSTTTSTASPSDSTTTSTESSTSTTTESNSTTTSTASPSDSTTTSTESSTSTTTESTSTSSTTTESSTTSTAIPTSSTSDSTTTSTASPSDSTTTSTESSTSTTTESSTTSTAIPTSSTSDSTTTSTASPSDSTTTSTESSTSTTTDSTSTSSTTTESSTTSTAIPTSSTSDSTTTSSASPSDSTSTSTESSTSTTTESSTTSTAIPTSSTSDSTTTSSASPSDSTTTSTDSSTSTTTESSTTSTAIPTSSTSDSTTTSSASPSDSKTTSTDSSTSTTTESSTTSTAIPTSSTSDSTTTSSASPSDSTSTSTESSTSTTTESSTTSTAIPTSSTSDSTTTSSASPSDSTSTSTESSTSTTTESSTTSTAIPTSSTSDSTTTSSASPSDSTTTSTDSSTLYDYVHCKSIRFYDN, encoded by the exons ATGATATTAAATACCACCAGCTTTTTGCTTATTCTAGTCTGTCAGGCATGGGGTCAATCAATAAAGATAAGGATACCAGTGTGGGATGCTTCCACAATATTTTCGAGGCTGACTGGAATCGGAATAAATTCAGGAAACACTAATAATCAAAATCCATCAAACCAGCCGAATAGCAATCAACAGAATGTCGAATACAACGATTATCTAAAtaactattataataattattggGCCAGTGCATACCAAAACGATCCTAATTATGACCCTTATGGGTATTACAGCCCGTACGGACCTTTCGGATATCAGACTGTAACAACACCGACAGTCACACAAACAACAACTCCGATGGTTCCAACGACAACAGCGGTTATTTCAACAACTGAAACGCCGATTTGTGCAGTCTTTCCTCATCTTCCAGCGTGTCAAACATCAACCATGCCTACTAGCACTACATCCGATTCGACGACGTCATCCACACCCATGCCCACCTCCACCACAACAACCGAAAGGATAACAACATCCACATCGACCACCACAACTACATCAACGGAGTCGTCGACAACATCCACGGCAATTCCGACTTCCACAACAAGCGAGAGCACTTCAACCGCGATCCCAACATCCTCGACATCGGACTCTACGACAACGTCTAGCACTAGTTCATCAACGGAGCCAACGACAACATCCACGGCAATTCCGACTACCACAACAAGCGAAAGCACTTTAACATCAACCGCGATCCCATCACCCTCGACATCGGACTCTACGACGACGTCCACCACAAGCTCATCAACGGAGTCGTCGACAACATCCACGGCAATTCCGACTTCCACAACAAGCGATAGCACTTCAACTGCGATCCCAACATCCTCGACATCGGACTCTACGACGACGTCCACCACAAGCTCATCAACGGAGTCGTCGACAACATCCACGGCAATTCCGACTTCCACAACAAGCGAGAGCACTTCAGCCGCGATCCCAACATCTTCGACATCGGACCCTACGACTACGTCCACTTCAAGTCCATCAGATTCTACGACAACATCCACTGATAGTTCGACTTCAACAACAACCCAAAGTACTTCAACATCCACCGCGATCCCAACATCCTCAACATCAGAATCTACGACTACGTCCACTACAAGTCCATCAGATTCTACGACGACTTCCACTGAAAGTTCGACGTCCACAACAACCGAAAGTACTTCAACTACCCCAACAACAACCGAAAGGAGTACAACATCCACCGCTATCCCAACATCCTCCACATCGGACTCTACGACTACGTCCACTGCAAGTCCATCAGATTCAACGACGACATCTACTGAAAGTTCGACGTCAACGACAACCGAAAGTAGTACAACATCCACCGCTATCCCAACATCCTCAACATCGGTCTCTACGACTACGTCCACTACAAGTCCATCAGATTCTACGACGACTTCCACTGAAAGTTCGACGTCCACAACAACCGAAAGTAGTACAACATCCACTGCGATCCCAACTTCTTCAACATCAGACTCTACGACAACGTCCACTGCAAGTCCATCAGATTCTACGACAACATCTACTGAAAGTTCGACGTCCACAACAACCGAAAGTACTTCAACTTCCTCAACAACAACCGAAAGTAGTACAACATCCACGGCGATCCCAACCTCCTCAACATCAGACTCTACGACTACGTCCACTGCAAGTCCATCAGATTCAACGACAACATCTACTGAAAGTTCGACGTCAACAACAACCGAAAGTAGTACAACATCCACCGCGATCCCAACATCCTCCACATCGGACTCTACGACTAC TACAACATCCACGGCGATCCCAACCTCCTCAACATCAGACTCTACGACTACGTCCACTGCAAGTCCATCAGATTCAACGACAACATCTACTGAAAGTTCGACGTCCACAACAACCGAAAGTAGTACAACATCCACCGCTATCCCAACATCCTCAACATCAGACTCTACGACTTCGTCCACTGCAAGTCCATCAGATTCAACGACAACATCTACTGAAAGTTCGACGTCAACAACAACCGAAAGTAGTACAACATCCACCGCTATCCCAACATCCTCAACATCGGACTCTACGACTACGTCCACTGCCAGTCCATCAGATTCTTCGACAACATCTACTGAAAAATCGACGTCCACAACAACCGAAAGTACTTCAACTTCCTCAACAACAACCCAAAGTAGTACAACATCCACGGCGATCCCAACCTCTTCAACATCAGACTCTACGACTACGTCCTCTGCAAGTCCATCAGATTCAACGACAACATCGACTGAAAGTTCGACGTCAACAACAACCGAAAGTACTACAACATCCACGGCGATCCCAACATCCTCAACATCAGACTCTACGACTAC TACAACATCCACGGCGATCCCAACATCCTCAACATCAGACTCTACGACTACGTCCTCTGCAAGTCCATCAGATTCAACGACAACATCTACTGATAGTTCGACATCAACAACAACCGAAAGTAGTACAACATACACGGCGATCCCAACATCCTCAACATCAGACTCTACGACTACGTCCACTGCAAGTCCATCAGATTCAACGACAACATCTACTGAAAGTTCGACGTCAACAACAACCGAAAGTAGTACAACATCCATCGCTATCCCAACATCCTCAACATCAGACTCTACGACTACGTCCACTGCAAGTCCATCAGATTCTACGACAACATCTACTGAAAGTTCGACGTCAACGACAACCGAAAGTAGTACAACATCCACGGCGATCCCAACATCCTCAACATCAGACTCTACGACTACGTCCACTGCAAGTCCATCAGATTCAACGACAACATCTACTGAAAGTTCGACGTCAACAACAACCGAAAGTAGTACAACATCCACCGCTATCCCAACATCCTCAACATCAGACTCTACGACTACGTCCACTGCAAGTCCATCAGATTCTACGACAACATCTACTGAAAGTTCGACGTCAACGACAACCGAAAGTAGTACAACATCCACGGCGATCCCAACATCCTCAACATCAGACTCTACGACTACGTCCACTGCAAGTCCATCAGATTCAACGACAACATCTACTGAAAGTTCGACGTCAACAACAACCGAAAGTAGTACAACATCCATCGCTATCCCAACATCCTCAACATCAGACTCTACGACTACGTCCACTGCAAGTCCATCAGATTCTACGACAACATCTACTGAAAGTTCGACGTCAACAACAACCGAAAGTAGTACAACATCCACCGCTATCCCAACATCCTCAACATCAGACTCTACGACTACGTCCTCTGCAAGTCCATCAGATTCAACGACAACATCGACTGAAAGTTCGACGTCAACAACAACCGAAAGTACTACAACATCCACGGCGATCCCAACATCCTCAACATCAGACTCTACGACTACGTCCACTGCAAGTCCATCAGATTCTACGACAACATCTACTGAAAGTTCGACGTCCACAACAACCGATAGTACTTCAACTTCCTCAACAACAACCGAAAGTAGTACAACATCCACGGCGATCCCAACATCCTCAACATCAGACTCTACGACTACGTCCTCTGCAAGTCCATCAGATTCAACGACAACATCTACTGATAGTTCGACATCAACAACAACCGAAAGTAGTACAACATACACGGCGATCCCAACATCCTCAACATCAGACTCTACGACTACGTCCACTGCAAGTCCATCAGATTCAACGACAACATCTACTGAAAGTTCGACGTCAACAACAACCGAAAGTAGTACAACATCCATCGCTATCCCAACATCCTCAACATCAGACTCTACGACTACGTCCACTGCAAGTCCATCAGATTCTACGACAACATCTACTGAAAGTTCGACGTCAACGACAACCGAAAGTAGTACAACATCCACGGCGATCCCAACATCCTCAACATCAGACTCTACGACTACGTCCACTGCAAGTCCATCAGATTCAACGACAACATCTACTGAAAGTTCGACGTCAACAACAACCGAAAGTAGTACAACATCCACCGCTATCCCAACATCCTCAACATCAGACTCTACGACTACGTCCACTGCAAGTCCATCAGATTCTACGACAACATCTACTGAAAGTTCGACGTCAACGACAACCGAAAGTAGTACAACATCCACGGCGATCCCAACATCCTCAACATCAGACTCTACGACTACGTCCACTGCAAGTCCATCAGATTCAACGACAACATCTACTGAAAGTTCGACGTCAACAACAACCGAAAGTAGTACAACATCCATCGCTATCCCAACATCCTCAACATCAGACTCTACGACTACGTCCACTGCAAGTCCATCAGATTCTACGACAACATCTACTGAAAGTTCGACGTCAACGACAACCGAAAGTA ACTCTACGACTACGTCCACTGCAAGTCCATCAGATTCTACGACAACATCTACTGAAAGTTCGACGTCCACAACAACCGAAAGTACTTCAACTTCCTCAACAACAACCGAAAGTAGTACAACATCCACTGCGATCCCAACATCCTCCACATCGGACTCTACGACTACGTCCACTGCAAGTCCATCAGATTCAACGACAACATCCACTGAAAGTTCGACTTCAACAACTACCGAAAGTAGTACAACATCCACTGCGATCCCAACATCCTCAACATCAGACTCTACGACTACGTCCACTGCAAGTCCATCAGATTCTACGACAACATCTACTGAAAGTTCGACGTCCACAACAACCGATAGTACTTCAACTTCCTCAACAACAACCGAAAGTAGTACAACATCCACCGCTATCCCAACATCCTCAACATCAGACTCTACGACTACGTCCTCTGCAAGTCCATCAGATTCAACGTCAACATCTACTGAAAGTTCGACGTCCACAACAACCGAAAGTAGTACAACATCCACGGCGATCCCAACATCCTCAACATCAGACTCTACGACTACGTCCTCTGCAAGTCCATCAGATTCAACGACAACATCTACTGATAGTTCGACATCAACAACAACCGAAAGTAGTACAACATCCACCGCGATCCCAACATCCTCAACATCAGACTCTACGACTACGTCCTCTGCAAGTCCATCAGATTCAAAGACAACATCTACTGATAGTTCGACATCAACAACAACCGAAAGTAGTACAACATCCACCGCTATCCCAACATCCTCAACATCAGACTCTACGACTACGTCCTCTGCAAGTCCATCAGATTCAACGTCAACATCTACTGAAAGTTCGACGTCCACAACAACCGAAAGTAGTACAACATCCACGGCGATCCCAACATCCTCAACATCAGACTCTACGACTACGTCCTCTGCAAGTCCATCAGATTCAACGTCAACATCTACTGAAAGTTCGACGTCCACAACAACCGAAAGTAGTACAACATCCACGGCGATCCCAACATCCTCAACATCAGACTCTACGACTACGTCCTCTGCAAGTCCATCAGATTCAACGACAACATCTACTGATAGTTCGAC ACTCTACGACTACGTCCACTGCAAGTCCATCAGATTCTACGACAACTGA
- the LOC117138605 gene encoding extensin produces MKLLGGFITWVCLAAAGSNWLTTFVTGFQVQVRIPIWDVAGLVRRFTGFTTDHVSNPKKKIRPVPEDYWPPLYGYYDPLAYAPPPYYPYPPYVPPTHPPTEPPTLPPTKAPTNPPTKPPTKPPTKPPTKPPTKPPTKPPTKPPTKPPTKPPTKPPTKPPTEPPTEPPTEPPTNPPTNPTTETTTETTTAATMDSTTDATTDTTTDATTDGTTVVTTDATTVVTTDATTEATTDATTDGTTEATTASDLCVLFPHLPQCQIVKSVHLVNNKYSDVLYPEKKLSIETMPHSVTSLCFYYPRLCMKPEEAQFVRLSDENGKPLLLISPVEEKPPTNKLRKNKQSDL; encoded by the coding sequence ATGAAGCTGCTTggaggttttataacctgggtCTGTCTGGCCGCAGCAGGATCTAATTGGCTTACTACGTTTGTCACCGGCTTTCAGGTCCAAGTGCGAATTCCAATATGGGATGTTGCAGGACTTGTAAGAAGATTCACAGGTTTCACCACGGACCATGTCAGTAATCCGAAAAAGAAAATTCGACCTGTTCCTGAAGACTATTGGCCACCGTTATATGGATACTACGATCCCTTGGCTTATGCTCCGCCACCATATTACCCTTACCCACCTTATGTGCCACCAACGCATCCTCCTACAGAACCACCCACACTTCCACCAACGAAGGCACCAACAAATCCACCAACCAAGCCACCAACCAAGCCACCAACAAAGCCACCAACTAAGCCGCCAACAAAGCCACCAACAAAGCCACCAACAAAGCCACCGACTAAGCCGCCAACAAAGCCACCGACGAAGCCACCAACAAAGCCACCAACAGAACCACCGACAGAACCACCAACAGAACCACCGACAAACCCACCAACAAATCCAACCACTGAGACAACAACTGAGACcacaacggcagcaacaatggACTCTACAACCGACGCAACAACAGATACAACAACAGATGCAACAACTGATGGCACTACGGTGGTAACAACAGATGCAACTACGGTGGTAACAACAGATGCAACTACGGAGGCGACAACAGACGCAACTACGGACGGAACAACAGAGGCAACAACCGCCAGTGACCTATGCGTATTGTTTCCTCATCTTCCACAATGTCAAATAGTCAAATCAGTACATCTAGTAAACAATAAGTACAGTGATGTGTTATATCCGGAAAAGAAGCTATCGATCGAGACCATGCCTCACTCGGTCACCTCTCTGTGCTTCTATTATCCGCGCCTCTGTATGAAGCCCGAAGAAGCTCAATTCGTAAGATTGTCggatgaaaatggaaaacctTTGCTCCTAATAAGTCCAGTAGAAGAAAAACCACCAACAAATAAACTGAGAAAAAACAAGCAATCAGATTTGTGA
- the LOC117138436 gene encoding uncharacterized protein LOC117138436 has translation MKLPLLLLLIQSCALVARAIPARHWRRAPTHGVFNVDVYAYNKPRMNLVRRQAIGSRSTQDAPPMDRVLQQISHHSRRSTEQRSHYRNLDEDLEVLPMPIAVQEQASELNKTIESPAINMQLMPLQMNSTMHARENLYSNEFHVQSIGTKKIVQLNTLTSDHERKPVVEVMAQQQQDQEQQEPLKVKLTLPVLPENNAEETEVLPATNKVGEADAAGTAPAGETLTSVKKTMAPSETIIDKPSTGMQQLVSPTTAENAGDTGTKAQSGVQRKKDEQKAGPPRPRPKTKRKQKPTGAPTSNETDIKMTANRVVTAPVTGPVRPETNPIVGPGSGPLNAKQPAKELETQSLSPEISTHRPLTTKSRGKGKGKGKGKDKRRQGSQRRPAIAGVMEEEIESTTNWWQILPYAEIRKFLNTIYDTIADDGDDERATVYV, from the exons ATGaagctgccactgctgctgttgctaatCCAGTCTTGTGCCCTTGTGGCCAGAG CCATTCCTGCCAGGCACTGGCGTCGTGCACCCACCCATGGAGTTTTCAATGTGGATGTCTATGCATACAATAAGCCTCGGATGAACTTGGTGCGTCGCCAGGCCATTGGAAGTCGATCCACTCAGGATGCTCCTCCAATGGATCGCGTGCTGCAGCAGATCTCCCACCACAGCCGACGATCCACCGAGCAGAGGTCCCACTATAGAAACCTTGACGAGGACTTGGAGGTCCTGCCAATGCCAATTGCTGTGCAGGAACAAGCCAGCGAGCTGAACAAAACAATTGAGAGCCCGGCCATAAACATGCAATTAATGCCTCTGCAAATGAACTCGACTATGCACGCACGGGAGAATTTATACTCGAACGAGTTCCATGTGCAAAGTATTGGGACCAAGAAGATAGTGCAATTGAATACCCTGACCAGCGACCATGAGCGTAAACCAGTCGTCGAAGTTAtggcccagcagcagcaggaccaggagcagcaggagccgTTGAAGGTGAAGCTGACACTGCCAGTGCTGCCCGAGAACAATGCAGAAGAAACAGAAGTCCTTCCTGCTACGAACAAAGTGGGCGAGGCAGACGCAGCGGGGACAGCTCCTGCGGGGGAAACCCTGACAAGTGTGAAGAAAACCATGGCCCCGAGTGAGACAATTATCGATAAGCCATCGACAGGAATGCAGCAGCTTGTCAGCCCGACGACAGCGGAGAATGCCGGTGACACCGGCACAAAGGCTCAGTCCGGAGTCCAGAGAAAGAAGGACGAACAGAAAGCCGGACCGCCACGTCCTCGTCCGAAGACCAAGCGAAAGCAAAAGCCAACAGGAGCACCAACGTCTAATGAAACTGATATAAAGATGACAGCAAACCGAGTTGTCACTGCACCAGTTACTGGTCCTGTTCGTCCTGAAACTAACCCCATCGTGGGACCAGGTTCTGGCCCATTAAATGCGAAGCAGCCGGCGAAGGAATTGGAAACACAATCACTATCGCCGGAAATCAGCACGCATCGTCCTTTGACAACGAAGAGCAGGGGCAAAGGCAAGGGTAAGGGCAAGGGCAAGGATAAACGTCGCCAGGGCTCCCAGAGACGTCCCGCAATCGCTGGCGTAATGGAGGAGGAAATTGAAAGTACGACAAATTGGTGGCAGATTCTCCCATATGCGGAAATTAGAAAATTTTTGAATACAATTTACGATACCATCGCCGATGATGGCGACGACGAACGTGCCACGGTTTATGTGTGA
- the LOC117138586 gene encoding mucin-2 yields the protein MISLLAFFILLCSTSVRSNSSEGAFRLNGPLWDVNDLYSRLSNVFGTTSTTQPPQVAPEKPITPSPWDAYYGAIMQELYNKKHGMFPGSELIAVEPLPVPVPVPVPQPRPPRPQRPLRPLRPLRPPIPNRPRPRPTRKPTRRSTTTKTPDTTTRQTTTTQKTSTSTTTESPETTSSTISPTTNSTTEQSSTTGGSSTTGGSSTTGSSTTGGSFTSGGSSTTGSSTTGSVIVSSRIRGKKGSLRATTATPIHFHHSQIQSSPISTPTVLSLEGMPSSSGFMRPDLQLRVQSAPQSMTTLCHSYPRLCAHPEEAQYVRLEDGFGKPMLLISPGGVSYPPLFTKEEERPYRSKSGPWKSVPQRQKKPSRSKYIYKLLKKRNNQRL from the coding sequence ATGATTTCGTTGCTCGccttttttatattattgtgCTCAACCTCAGTAAGGAGTAATAGTTCAGAGGGAGCATTTAGATTAAACGGTCCACTTTGGGATGTGAATGATCTTTACTCGCGCCTATCTAATGTATTTGGTACCACAAGCACCACACAACCACCACAGGTGGCACCGGAAAAACCGATCACACCCTCTCCTTGGGACGCCTATTACGGCGCGATCATGCAGGAACTTTATAATAAAAAGCATGGAATGTTTCCTGGAAGCGAGCTGATTGCGGTAGAGCCTTTGCCCGTGCCTGTACCGGTTCCAGTCCCTCAACCAAGGCCACCTCGACCACAGCGACCACTGCGCCCACTGCGGCCTCTCAGACCACCGATCCCAAATCGACCTAGACCCAGGCCAACACGAAAACCCACAAGGAGAAGCACCACAACCAAAACTCCAGATACGACCACCaggcaaacaacaacaacacaaaaaACATCCACGTCCACAACAACGGAATCGCCAGAAACTACCTCGAGTACAATCTCACCTACAACCAATTCAACCACTGAACAATCATCGACAACAGGAGGCTCATCGACCACTGGAGGCTCATCGACCACTGGATCTTCCACAACAGGAGGGTCTTTTACTTCGGGAGGCTCTTCAACAACCGGCTCATCTACAACTGGATCCGTAATTGTATCTTCCCGAATCAGAGGAAAAAAAGGAAGCTTACGAGCTACAACCGCCACTCCAATACATTTCCATCATAGTCAGATCCAGAGTAGCCCTATATCAACTCCGACGGTGCTCAGTCTAGAGGGAATGCCATCGTCTTCTGGCTTTATGCGTCCTGATCTTCAACTTAGAGTGCAATCGGCGCCACAGTCTATGACGACGTTGTGCCATAGCTATCCTCGCCTATGTGCTCACCCAGAGGAAGCCCAATATGTACGCTTAGAAGACGGATTCGGCAAGCCCATGCTTCTAATATCGCCTGGAGGCGTGTCATATCCTCCTCTTTTTACGAAAGAAGAAGAACGGCCCTATAGGTCAAAGTCAGGACCCTGGAAATCGGTTCCACAACGACAAAAGAAACCCTCTAGaagtaaatatatttacaagTTACTTAAGAAAAGGAATAATCAAAGACTTTAA